Proteins found in one Micropterus dolomieu isolate WLL.071019.BEF.003 ecotype Adirondacks linkage group LG10, ASM2129224v1, whole genome shotgun sequence genomic segment:
- the tlr5a gene encoding toll-like receptor 5 translates to MWTLALQLVFTGLYLQIPTCYPSCTLYGLVAACASQNYSWVPALPPNITHLYLEFNYISVINSSSLRDYDQLQQLDLGMQKVPLVIRNNAFLRQTELTRLVLGSNIGLQLEPRAFAGLFNLQHLFLDYCNLSDSILEDNYLQPLLSLELLDLFGNKIVRLRPGMFFSELTKFTQLNLKLNQIERLCEEDLVGFRGKYFTFLSLHSNHLYHTDRGEFDWERCGNPFKWMGFERLDLSSNGFSLDTSRQFFKAIEGTPIAHLIFSGHLGKGFSHDNLPDPDERTFEGLVSSAVKILDLSRNFIFALQRAVFSPLNDAMIIDLSKNKINQINRNAFNGLQGHLRLLNLSSNLLGEIYSHTFTNLTDLRVLDLSYNHIGALGYKAFSGLHKLRALYLTGNSLRDLGFPESLPNLEFLLLGDNKLQSLFSIIDFGKSSIHVDVADNRLNNLREVYEIVSQFSNIQNFFFGGNFIKWCTPSLNVTVPPNNSLQVLDLHDSSLQFIWAQGNCLNLFDHFENLLGLNLSFNSIAALPQGIFSGLLLIIEIDLSSNVLTYLQPDVFPVSLRRLDLSNNFLVSPDPNTFRSLSIFSMAENRFQCDCHLESFLEWLNRTNVTFLSPVEEYRCEFPAALHNLPLLHYASIIEPCEEDDEKAVQDLKFAIFIFSALLAISLILSGIVYARLRGHIFIIYKKIVGRVLEGPKPVPPADDLQYDAFFCFSDSDYGWVEAALLKKLDNQFSEENIFRCCFEARDFLPGEDHLSNIRDAIWGSRKTVCIVSKEFLKDGWCLEAFTLAQGRMLEELTNVLIMLVVGKVAHYQLMKYNAVRAFVQKREYLIWPEDPQDLEWFYERLVSQILSDTKVKKFAEDKAEPAQPDIQIANEDNVQLENIQAITA, encoded by the exons CGCCTCACAGAACTACTCCTGGGTTCCAGCTCTGCCTCCCAACATCACCCACCTCTACCTGGAGTTTAACTACATCAGTGTGATCAACAGCAGCTCGCTCCGAGACTATGACCAGCTGCAACAGTTAGATCTTGGAATGCAGAAGGTGCCGCTCGTCATAAGAAACAACGCTTTCCTCAGGCAGACAGAATTGACACGGTTGGTCCTAGGCTCGAATATCGGCCTTCAGCTGGAGCCAAGGGCATTTGCAGGACTGTTCAATTTACAGCACCTCTTTTTGGATTATTGCAATTTGTCAGACTCCATACTGGAGGACAACTATCTGCAGCCGCTGTTGTCCTTAGAATTGCTTGATCTCTTTGGTAACAAAATTGTGAGACTCCGACCTGGAATGTTCTTTTCAGAACTCACAAAGTTCACACAGCTGAACCTTAAATTAAATCAGATCGAAAGGTTATGTGAAGAGGATCTTGTTGGTTTCCGCGGTAAATACTTCACATTCCTTAGCTTGCACTCCAATCACTTATACCACACAGACCGTGGAGAGTTTGACTGGGAAAGATGTGGTAACCCTTTCAAATGGATGGGCTTTGAAAGACTTGACTTATCCAGCAATGGGTTCAGCCTGGACACATCAAGACAGTTTTTTAAAGCGATAGAGGGGACTCCAATTGCTCATCTTATATTCTCTGGACACCTGGGCAAAGGCTTTTCACACGACAACCTCCCCGATCCAGATGAAAGAACATTCGAAGGCCTCGTCAGCAGTGCAGTTAAAATTTTAGATCTGTCTAGAAATTTTATATTTGCTTTGCAGAGGGCTGTTTTTAGTCCTCTAAACGATGCAATGATTATTGACCtttccaaaaacaaaatcaatcagATTAACAGAAATGCCTTCAACGGTCTTCAAGGACATTTACGACTGCTCAACCTGTCATCCAACCTCCTTGGAGAAATATATTCTCACACATTCACCAATCTGACAGACCTTAGGGTGTTGGATTTGTCTTACAACCACATTGGTGCATTGGGATACAAAGCGTTCAGTGGTCTTCACAAATTACGAGCGCTATATCTGACAGGAAACTCGCTGAGAGACTTGGGCTTTCCCGAGTCATTACCAAACTTAGAGTTTCTTCTTTTGGGTGACAATAAGCTGCAGTCACTTTTCAGTATCATTGATTTTGGAAAGAGCAGTATCCATGTGGACGTTGCAGACAACAGATTAAACAACTTGCGGGAAGTTTATGAAATTGTATCTCAGTTCAGCAATATCCAGAATTTTTTCTTTGGTGGCAACTTCATCAAGTGGTGCACACCAAGCCTGAACGTTACAGTACCTCCTAATAATAGCTTGCAAGTGCTGGATCTTCATGACAGTTCCCTGCAGTTCATCTGGGCGCAGGGGAACTGCCTCAACCTGTTTGATCATTTTGAGAATCTACTCGGTCTGAATTTGAGCTTCAACTCAATCGCGGCTCTCCCACAAGGGATTTTCAGCGGCCTCCTATTGATCATAGAGATCGACCTCTCATCCAATGTCTTAACCTATCTGCAGCCAGATGTCTTTCCGGTCAGCCTGAGAAGACTAGACCTCTCAAATAACTTCCTAGTGTCCCCAGACCCTAACACTTTTAGGTCACTCAGCATCTTCAGCATGGCGGAAAATCGGTTCCAATGTGATTGCCATCTGGAGAGCTTCCTGGAGTGGCTGAACAGAACGAATGTAACCTTCCTGAGCCCAGTTGAGGAGTACAGATGTGAGTTTCCAGCTGCTCTTCATAACCTCCCTCTGCTCCATTACGCCTCAATCATTGAACCATGTGAGGAAGACGATGAAAAGGCCGTCCAGGATCTTAAGTTTGCTATCTTCATCTTCTCGGCTCTCCTCgccatcagcctcatcctcAGCGGGATTGTTTATGCCCGTCTCCGAGGGCACATATTCATAATCTACAAAAAGATTGTTGGTAGAGTCCTTGAGGGCCCAAAACCAGTACCTCCTGCAGACGATCTGCAGTACGATGCCTTCTTCTGCTTTAGCGACAGTGACTACGGCTGGGTGGAGGCTGCTTTGCTGAAGAAGCTGGATAAccagttttcagaggagaacATCTTCCGCTGTTGTTTCGAGGCCAGAGACTTCCTGCCAGGTGAGGATCACCTTTCCAACATCAGAGATGCCATCTGGGGCAGCAGGAAGACCGTGTGCATCGTCTCCAAGGAGTTCCTTAAAG ATGGTTGGTGCTTAGAGGCGTTCACTTTGGCCCAGGGCCGGATGCTGGAGGAGCTGACAAATGTCCTGATTATGTTGGTGGTGGGGAAG GTGGCTCACTACCAGCTGATGAAATACAACGCTGTCAGAGCTTTTGTCCAGAAGAGAGAGTACCTAATCTGGCCAGAGGACCCCCAGGACCTGGAGTGGTTTTATGAACGTCTCGTCTCACAGATACTCAGTGACACTAAGGTGAAAAAGTTTGCAGAGGACAAAGCTGAGCCTGCACAGCCTGACATTCAAATTGCGAATGAAGACAATGTCCAGCTTGAAAACATCCAAGCAATTACCGCGTGA
- the disp1 gene encoding protein dispatched homolog 1, translating into MALSDASADPLALSNGGHHPLGANGNAPSNTSTPVSLDPLTAASNGDCPAADGDEDVLVKDAASKVQQKQQSSHVVQRTNRPSQNGGVAKQNGSLRNLPPSSAASSSPATIDSQRLAKRHLPTALSPSSSSPPLQPLPLCCQHCHFHSTLCCPCGQQECPLFQNPGTGPGPGSVPHPGSTSTCPCCLSACTYTHSHPHPPPHPSSPLCLHHHHHQRWQEHLQNQTPGISPARPFRFPKSYAELIADWPVVVLGVCTVLIVVCALVGILVPDLPDFSDPLLGFEPRGTAIGQRLVTWNNMVKNTGYKATLANYPFKYADEQAKNHQEPRWPEEHFDRDKRQAEWDFSKEFFCDVPGDSYSRLVFTSAEGKNLWSIQAIKSMCNLDNTRVRSHRDYWSLCQRTNDASCCPSWTLGNYIAVLTNRSSCQKITERDVTHTLKILRSCAKYYHNGTLAPDCWDMALRRKDQLKCASVPRKCTKYNAVYQILHFLVDKDFLSPKSLEYPPPVLKYSMLFSPTEKGESMMNIYLDNFENWNSSDGITTITGIEFGIKHDLFQDYLLTDTVYPAIAIVIVLLVMCVYTRSVFITLMTIIAIISSLIVSYFLYRMVFNFEFFPFMNLTALIILVGIGADDAFVLCDVWNYTKFDKPHAELAETVSVTLQHAALSMFVTSFTTAAAFYANYVSNITAIRCFGVYAGTAILVNYILMVTWLPAVVVLHERYLPAVFPCSKPPHQEGARMFWAGLCQKANKCLFTVSEASRIFFEKVLPCIVIKLRYLWLFWFLAITVGGAYVVCVNPKMKLPSLELAEFQVFRSSHPFERYDAEYKKLFMFERVHHGEDLHMPITIIWGVTPMDNGDPLNPKNKGKLMLDNSFNIASPASQLWILNFCQKLRNQSFIFQSEEQDFTSCFIETFKQWMENQDCEEASVYPCCSQSMFPYKQDVFELCIKRAIMELDRSTNYHLDSKTPGPRFDINDTIRAIVLEFKSTYLFTLAYEKMYQFYREVDAWITEELRYAPTGLSHGWFISNLEFYDLQDSLSDGTLVAMALSVAVAFSVMLLTTWNVIISLYAILSIAGTIFVTVGSLVLLGWELNVLESVTISVAVGLSVDFAVHYGVAYRLAPEPDREGKVIFSLSRMGSAIAMAALTTFVAGAMMMPSTVLAYTQLGTFMMLIMCISWAFATFFFQCMCRCLGPQGTCGQIPLPKKLQCQVFSEVTSMNPSTHGKGSGLGKYQLDSRGGEVEHYELEPLASSQKTEDKPREEQEVCAPLYNGIRPHHHTAPYSHIHYKSKTETARSGPENGLVAALSTPSRCQYSQNTNCTCGDPPPPHLPQQWTPHSCAQPPQDSSSRPTTPQLFPLSGNTQSKQNAALLPANLDPVYTHTECRMHYVHCPPAHFHPCSPGRVVAPRQGPAHSCHLRKYCVHTASLQAGSAREQRSTTTALNQDTGPAPGSVTGSEPMGHEDDHTREMSSQNISAPTSTQAQTQCPSCSLGSPHTTNHERQEARDSDHCCGENGVPTTTTDTTTRMDACCKIPGNQEKLESVPVTREESVKKWKQNSKRQRASSASPKKLYCFNRTLKVKCNSASEFNVPKTETSVPPIAIKTNPSSESLC; encoded by the exons ATGGCCCTGAGCGATGCAAGTGCCGACCCTCTGGCTCTCAGCAACGGAGGGCACCATCCCCTCGGCGCCAACGGAAATGCCCCTTCAAACACCAGCACACCAGTCAGCCTGGACCCTCTCACAGCTGCCTCTAATGGAGACTGTCCTGCAGCAGATGGAGACGAGGATGTTTTAGTGAAGGATGCAGCGTCTAAAgttcagcagaagcagcagagctCACATGTTGTCCAGAGAACAAACAGACCGAGCCAAAATGGAGGTGTGGCCAAACAGAACGGCTCCCTGAGGAACCTTCCCCCATCCTCTGCTGCCTCTTCCTCCCCCGCCACCATAGACTCCCAGAGGCTGGCCAAACGCCACCTTCCCACCGCTCTCTCCccgtcctcttcctcccctcctctccagcCGCTGCCGCTCTGCTGCCAGCACTGTCACTTCCACTCCACCCTGTGCTGCCCGTGTGGACAGCAGGAGTGCCCGCTCTTCCAGAACCCAGGCACAGGCCCAGGGCCCGGCTCCGTTCCCCACCCAGGAAGCACTTCCACCTGCCCGTGCTGCCTCTCTGCCTGCACATACACTCACTCCCAtccccatcctcctcctcatccatcctcccctctctgtctccatcaccaccatcaccagcGCTGGCAGGAGCACCTCCAGAACCAGACGCCTGGAATCAG ccCTGCGAGGCCCTTTCGATTCCCCAAAAG CTATGCCGAGCTGATAGCTGATTGGCCAGTGGTGGTGCTGGGGGTGTGCACAGTGCTCATCGTGGTGTGTGCCCTAGTGGGCATCCTGGTCCCTGACCTGCCAGATTTCTCTGACCCATTGCTG GGTTTTGAGCCACGGGGAACAGCCATTGGCCAGCGACTGGTCACATGGAACAACATGGTGAAGAACACGGGCTACAAAGCCACACTGGCCAACTACCCCTTTAAATACGCTGATGAGCAGGCCAAAAA TCACCAAGAGCCCAGGTGGCCCGAGGAACACTTTGACAGAGACAAACGGCAAGCAGAGTGGGACTTCAGCAAAGAGTTCTTCTGTGATGTTCCAG GTGACAGTTACTCTAGACTGGTGTTCACATCAGCTGAGGGGAAGAACCTGTGGAGTATTCAGGCCATCAAATCCATGTGCAATCTGGACAACACAAGG GTGCGTTCCCATCGGGACTACTGGAGTCTTTGTCAGCGCACCAATGACGCCTCCTGTTGCCCCAGCTGGACACTTGGTAACTACATTGCCGTGCTCACCAACAGGTCGTCCTGCCAGAAGATCACAGAGCGTGATGTGACGCACACGCTCAAGATCCTGCGCTCATGTGCAAAGTACTACCACAACGGCACACTGGCGCCTGACTGCTGGGACATGGCCCTGCGGCGGAAAGACCAGCTGAAGTGTGCCAGTGTTCCCCGGAAGTGCACCAAGTACAACGCTGTCTACCAAATCCTTCACTTCCTGGTGGATAAAGACTTCCTTAGTCCCAAGAGCCTGGAGTACCCTCCACCTGTGCTCAAATACAGCATGCTCTTCTCCCCCACAGAGAAAGGAGAGTCTATGATGAACATTTACTTGGACAATTTTGAGAACTGGAACTCTTCAGACGGCATCACCACAATCACAGGGATCGAGTTTGGCATCAAACACGACCTCTTTCAGGACTACCTCCTCACAGACACAGTTTATCCTGCCATAGCCATAGTGATCGTCCTTCTGGtcatgtgtgtgtacacacgCTCAGTTTTCATCACTCTAATGACAATAATAGCCATCATTAGCTCGCTGATTGTGTCTTACTTTCTTTACCGAATGGTCTTCAACTTTGAGTTCTTCCCCTTCATGAACCTCACGGCCCTCATCATCCTGGTAG GCATTGGGGCAGATGACGCCTTTGTGCTTTGCGATGTGTGGAACTACACCAAGTTTGATAAACCACACGCTGAGCTGGCAGAGACGGTTAGTGTGACCCTACAACATGCCGCCCTGTCTATGTTTGTTACTAGCTTCACCACTGCTGCGGCGTTTTATGCCAATTACGTCAGCAACATCACCGCCATACGCTGCTTTGGCGTCTACGCGGGTACTGCCATATTGGTGAACTATATTCTCATGGTGACATGGCTGCCAGCCGTGGTGGTGCTACATGAGCGCTACCTGCCTGCCGTGTTCCCCTGCTCCAAGCCTCCACACCAAGAAGGAGCCCGGATGTTCTGGGCAGGTCTTTGTCAGAAGGCCAACAAATGCCTGTTTACTGTCTCTGAGGCGTCGAGGATATTCTTTGAGAAGGTGCTGCCCTGCATCGTCATCAAACTGCGCTACCTCTGGCTCTTCTGGTTCCTCGCCATCACTGTGGGTGGGGCCTATGTGGTTTGTGTCAACCCAAAGATGAAGCTTCCGTCTCTGGAGCTGGCAGAGTTCCAGGTTTTCCGATCCTCGCACCCGTTTGAGCGCTACGACGCTGAGTACAAGAAGCTTTTCATGTTCGAGAGGGTTCATCATGGCGAGGACCTCCACATGCCTATCACCATCATTTGGGGCGTGACACCAATGGATAATGGGGACCCCCTGAACCCCAAAAACAAGGGAAAGCTGATGCTGGATAACAGCTTCAATATAGCCAGTCCAGCGTCTCAGCTATGGATCCTCAACTTCTGCCAAAAGCTGAGAAATCAGAGCTTCATCTTTCAGTCAGAGGAGCAGGACTTCACCAGCTGCTTCATCGAGACATTCAAACAG TGGATGGAGAACCAGGATTGTGAGGAGGCTTCTGTCTACCCCTGCTGCAGTCAGTCAATGTTCCCCTACAAGCAAGATGTCTTTGAGTTGTGCATCAAGAGAGCCATCATGGAGCTGGATCGGAGTACTAACTACCATCTAGACAGCAAGACCCCTGGACCTCGATTTGACATTAATGACACCATCAGAGCCATAGTGTTAGAGTTCAAGAGTACCTACCTCTTCACACTGGCCTATGAGAAGATGTACCAGTTCTACCGTGAG GTGGACGCCTGGATCACCGAGGAGCTGCGGTACGCCCCAACAGGCCTCAGCCACGGCTGGTTCATCAGCAACCTGGAGTTCTATGACCTCCAGGACAGTCTGTCAGATGGCACTCTGGTTGCCATGGCGCTGTCCGTGGCTGTGGCTTTCAGCGTCATGCTCCTGACCACCTGGAATGTCATCATCAGTCTGTACGCCATCCTGTCGATTGCCGGGACCATATTCGTCACAGTCGGCTCCCTGGTGCTTCTGGGCTGGGAGCTGAACGTCTTGGAGTCCGTTACCATTTCTGTTGCCGTGGGGCTGTCTGTGGACTTCGCCGTCCACTATGGCGTGGCCTACCGACTCGCCCCTGAGCCTGACCGCGAGGGAAAGGTGATTTTCTCCCTCAGCCGTATGGGCTCTGCTATTGCAATGGCAGCGTTGACCACCTTTGTTGCTGGGGCCATGATGATGCCCTCAACCGTATTAGCCTACACCCAGCTGGGCACATTCATGATGCTGATCATGTGCATCAGCTGGGCCTTTGCTACCTTCTTCTTTCAGTGCATGTGTCGCTGCCTGGGACCCCAGGGGACCTGTGGCCAGATCCCCCTGCCCAAAAAGCTGCAGTGTCAGGTGTTCTCTGAGGTCACATCTATGAACCCCTCAACTCATGGGAAAGGCTCTGGCCTGGGGAAGTACCAGCTGGACAGCAGGGGTGGGGAGGTGGAGCATTATGAGTTAGAGCCGTTGGCATCCAGTCAGAAAACTGAAGACAaacccagagaggagcaggaggtgtGTGCTCCGCTTTATAATGGAATCCGTCCTCACCACCACACTGCCCCTTATTCACACATCCATTATAAGAGCAAAACTGAGACTGCGAGAAGTGGCCCTGAGAATGGGCTTGTAGCCGCGCTGAGCACACCATCCAGGTGCCAGTACTCTCAGAACACTAACTGCACATGTGGggaccctcctcctcctcacctgccTCAGCAGTGGACTCCCCACTCCTGTGCTCAGCCTCCCCAGGACTCTTCTTCCCGCCCTACCACCCCTCAGCTCTTCCCCCTCTCAGGAAACACCCAGAGCAAACAAAATGCAGCCCTGTTACCTGCAAACCTGGACCCAGTCTACACACACACGGAGTGCCGTATGCACTATGTCCACTGTCCTCCTGCCCATTTCCACCCCTGCTCCCCTGGACGAGTAGTGGCCCCCAGGCAAGGACCTGCCCACAGCTGCCATCTCAGGAAGTACTGTGTCCACACTGCGAGTCTGCAGGCTGGTTCAGCCAGAGAACAGCGATCCACCACCACAGCTTTGAACCAGGACACAGGCCCAGCTCCTGGTTCAGTTACTGGCTCAGAGCCTATGGGACACGAGGATGATCATACACGTGAAATGAGTAGCCAAAATATCAGTGCCCCAACCTCGACACAAGCGCAGACTCAGTGCCCCTCCTGCTCACTGGGCTCACCACACACAACAAATCATGAAAGACAGGAGGCAAGAGACAGTGATCATTGTTGTGGTGAAAACGGTGTGCCCACCACAACAACAGATACAACAACACGAATGGATGCTTGTTGTAAAATCCCTGGCAACCAGGAGAAGCTCGAAAGTGTTCCCGTCACACGGGAGGAAAGTGTCAAAAAGTGGAAGCAGAACTCCAAAAGACAGCGGGCGTCCTCTGCCTCTCCAAAGAAGCTCTACTGTTTTAACAGGACGTTGAAAGTGAAGTGCAATTCAGCTTCAGAGTTTAACGTACCAAAAACTGAAACCAGCGTGCCTCCTATAGCAATAAAGACGAATCCCTCTTCTGAAAGCTTATGTTGA